One Candidatus Lokiarchaeota archaeon genomic region harbors:
- a CDS encoding GTP-binding protein, translating to MSRKPDFVRKIILLGDTAVGKTSLVQRYVYDTFGQDAGRTIGAILHVKTITLASRTYKLVIWDLGGEESFAELRQQYCQHASGAIFVFDTTRPETLSNIDIWLSALHSGAGHVPVIMVENKIDLETIVPRQQVQESMTEDIIERVRTSALEDTNVDEAFHNLVKAIASKPSKPI from the coding sequence ATGTCGCGTAAGCCCGATTTTGTTCGAAAGATCATCCTCTTGGGCGATACAGCCGTGGGGAAGACAAGCTTGGTGCAGCGGTACGTATATGACACGTTTGGTCAAGATGCAGGCCGAACAATCGGAGCCATTCTACACGTGAAGACGATTACCCTAGCGTCGAGGACATACAAGCTGGTCATATGGGATCTTGGCGGGGAGGAATCCTTTGCAGAACTCAGGCAACAGTACTGTCAGCATGCCTCAGGAGCAATATTCGTTTTTGATACTACCCGACCTGAAACATTGTCAAACATAGATATCTGGCTTTCTGCCTTGCATTCTGGTGCCGGCCATGTACCGGTCATCATGGTGGAAAACAAAATCGACCTTGAAACTATAGTCCCCCGACAACAGGTGCAGGAATCAATGACGGAAGATATCATTGAGCGTGTTCGTACTAGTGCTCTCGAGGATACAAATGTCGATGAAGCTTTTCACAACTTGGTTAAGGCAATAGCATCTAAACCCAGTAAGCCGATATAG
- a CDS encoding GTP-binding protein has product MLTSWRVEELSDQVAYLFKVVFLGDPAVGKTSLVGRYVYDSFEHDYLATIGTDIHVKLVDLGDISVKLVVWDIAGQDNFAQLRKAYFQNASGAFFVFDTTRPKTLDRIDDWLTALYDVTGAIPLVMCENKIDLVSEVSRERVNKLVEKYDVDFVRTSAKEDTNVEEAFTKMTKEMIERARNRKLSQT; this is encoded by the coding sequence ATACTGACGTCTTGGAGAGTTGAGGAACTGTCTGATCAGGTAGCCTATTTATTCAAGGTAGTCTTTCTAGGAGACCCAGCCGTAGGCAAAACAAGTCTTGTAGGTCGATACGTATACGACTCATTTGAACATGATTACTTGGCGACCATTGGTACTGACATCCATGTCAAGCTTGTTGATCTTGGGGACATATCTGTGAAGCTGGTCGTGTGGGACATTGCTGGTCAGGACAACTTCGCTCAGCTGAGAAAGGCGTACTTCCAGAATGCTTCTGGAGCCTTCTTCGTTTTTGATACAACACGGCCCAAAACCCTAGATCGGATTGATGATTGGCTCACTGCATTGTACGACGTTACAGGCGCTATACCGCTGGTCATGTGCGAGAATAAAATCGATCTCGTCAGTGAAGTGTCGAGAGAACGTGTCAACAAACTCGTTGAGAAGTATGATGTTGATTTTGTCCGTACAAGCGCGAAAGAAGATACCAACGTTGAGGAAGCTTTCACCAAGATGACAAAAGAAATGATTGAACGTGCTAGGAATCGAAAACTCTCCCAGACCTAG
- a CDS encoding TIM barrel protein: protein MCHIALSREFYWSWLMAGFGKQNSLYQNPEKGARLFAHRRRRMRIGTFARETEQVRKAMEYEPDFIDLRLDLNHSIDFSETTEILQKNDVPCTLHLPSSPEWSPMDLPRSVIPFIDIGGNIGAELVTIHTALSPLFYSDKVIDQFLQAVPLACKAAKEAGVTLAIETLGLYYTELTLLFDRCPDVQIALDVGHGQIFAMKNRALAIIESYMDRIKLVNLHDNHGSQMVEEVYKLRKEHEVTREEMRDMARDYDTHLPVGEGEIDFDPVLQKLKEKSYDGRFLMMCTDPSRFPEERETFKSMWKNV from the coding sequence ATGTGCCATATCGCGCTTTCGAGGGAATTCTACTGGTCTTGGCTCATGGCCGGCTTTGGAAAACAAAACAGTTTGTACCAAAACCCAGAAAAGGGAGCACGTTTGTTCGCACATAGGCGTCGCAGGATGAGAATAGGTACATTTGCGAGAGAGACTGAACAAGTCAGAAAGGCCATGGAATATGAACCTGATTTCATCGACCTGAGGCTAGATTTGAATCACAGTATAGATTTCTCTGAAACAACCGAGATTCTACAGAAGAATGACGTACCATGCACTCTTCATCTTCCCTCCAGCCCCGAGTGGAGCCCTATGGATTTGCCGCGAAGCGTCATTCCGTTTATAGACATCGGAGGCAATATTGGTGCCGAGCTCGTGACCATACATACAGCGCTTTCTCCCTTATTTTACTCAGACAAGGTCATAGATCAATTCCTTCAAGCTGTGCCTCTTGCATGTAAAGCAGCAAAAGAAGCAGGGGTCACGCTTGCCATAGAAACTCTCGGGCTGTACTACACCGAACTTACACTGCTGTTCGACAGATGTCCAGATGTTCAAATAGCACTCGACGTTGGTCATGGCCAGATATTCGCTATGAAGAATCGTGCTCTTGCAATCATAGAATCCTACATGGACCGCATCAAATTGGTCAACCTGCACGATAACCATGGCAGTCAAATGGTTGAGGAAGTCTATAAACTCCGAAAAGAACACGAAGTGACCCGGGAAGAAATGCGTGATATGGCACGCGACTATGATACGCACCTCCCAGTTGGAGAAGGGGAAATAGATTTCGATCCAGTGCTACAGAAACTCAAAGAGAAATCCTATGACGGCCGATTCCTTATGATGTGTACAGACCCTTCGCGGTTCCCTGAGGAACGAGAGACTTTCAAATCAATGTGGAAGAATGTCTAA
- a CDS encoding winged helix-turn-helix transcriptional regulator, protein MPAEDQLTDEEKEALQGELRNATLSDDELRALAGGATADGEAVTPVDDADDMVTSAASALEFVDSLEAEERISDQIKTEDAVEGYDALLTKLENLRADISSLQRGVVSVFAAQLLTFRGKVVELKSRISEEMVDRLKMKFFKSFIETTFVDIVDDEFSTLEKNLVDKIVEQTQRRFKEFAARVRESEIDLRTTIVEQQEVVRSFMQTLEEEAAAQREKLREKEEEVAELEKEIRSLRQQVGEGKTVDALKEEYERKINSLDEEITSLKREVLQKDDQLKERTEELREANEKIEELRAELGETRSQLEVYKTELEQVETGPQISADKANEYESQIQMLEEKLQEKRQDNEEHLARITRLEEQLNDEVQEREAAEEMAKKRLQELQSVQDRIDEVTQLEEEIYNLKQELDNAQEEISVLKEQKQGFKKASKLMEKERDLALEQRDIAYERMKRYIDVIKSEARTKALLLVDEVGSITFKELAKSLGKPVGLVTKYVRELEKLGVLEIEGEKAVSTLEQPEEFEGEIVIDDEEDEEES, encoded by the coding sequence ATGCCAGCCGAGGATCAATTGACCGACGAAGAAAAAGAGGCATTACAAGGCGAACTCAGGAATGCAACTTTATCAGACGATGAGCTTCGCGCCCTTGCTGGTGGAGCGACAGCTGATGGAGAAGCCGTCACACCAGTAGATGATGCTGATGATATGGTTACCTCAGCAGCCTCGGCCTTAGAATTCGTCGATAGTCTTGAAGCTGAAGAACGAATATCTGATCAAATCAAGACCGAAGATGCTGTTGAAGGGTATGATGCTCTTCTTACCAAGCTGGAGAATCTCCGTGCTGATATCTCATCTCTTCAACGTGGTGTTGTGAGCGTATTTGCAGCCCAGCTTTTAACATTCAGAGGCAAAGTGGTCGAGCTCAAATCACGAATCTCCGAAGAAATGGTAGACCGCCTGAAGATGAAATTCTTCAAGAGTTTCATTGAGACAACCTTTGTCGATATTGTTGATGACGAATTTTCTACGCTGGAGAAGAATCTGGTTGACAAAATTGTGGAACAGACTCAGCGCCGTTTCAAAGAGTTCGCTGCACGGGTGAGAGAATCCGAAATAGATCTTAGAACCACCATTGTTGAACAGCAAGAAGTCGTTCGTTCATTCATGCAGACACTGGAAGAGGAAGCAGCTGCCCAACGAGAGAAGCTGAGGGAGAAGGAAGAAGAAGTTGCCGAACTGGAGAAGGAAATCCGCAGCTTACGCCAACAAGTAGGGGAGGGCAAAACGGTTGATGCTCTCAAGGAAGAGTATGAACGCAAGATTAACTCACTAGATGAGGAAATCACTTCACTGAAGAGAGAAGTGCTACAGAAGGACGACCAGCTGAAAGAAAGGACCGAGGAGCTCAGAGAAGCCAATGAAAAGATAGAGGAGCTCCGTGCTGAACTTGGGGAAACGCGCAGCCAGCTGGAAGTGTACAAAACGGAACTCGAGCAGGTCGAAACAGGCCCTCAAATCAGCGCTGATAAGGCAAATGAATATGAAAGCCAGATTCAGATGTTGGAAGAGAAACTGCAAGAGAAGAGACAAGATAACGAGGAACATCTTGCTCGGATTACAAGGCTGGAAGAACAGCTCAATGACGAAGTTCAGGAAAGAGAAGCTGCAGAAGAAATGGCCAAGAAGCGCCTTCAAGAGTTGCAATCGGTTCAGGATAGAATCGATGAGGTAACCCAGTTAGAAGAAGAAATATACAACCTCAAGCAAGAACTTGATAATGCACAAGAAGAGATTTCTGTACTGAAAGAACAGAAACAGGGTTTCAAGAAAGCAAGCAAATTGATGGAGAAAGAACGAGATCTTGCACTTGAACAACGTGATATTGCTTATGAGCGCATGAAACGATATATCGACGTCATCAAGAGCGAAGCAAGGACAAAGGCATTGCTTCTTGTTGATGAAGTTGGCTCTATTACCTTCAAGGAATTGGCGAAATCTTTAGGCAAACCTGTCGGACTTGTCACCAAATATGTACGAGAGCTTGAGAAACTGGGTGTGCTCGAGATAGAAGGTGAAAAAGCTGTCTCAACCCTGGAACAACCTGAAGAATTCGAGGGCGAGATTGTTATAGACGATGAAGAGGATGAGGAAGAATCCTAG
- a CDS encoding lipoate--protein ligase family protein, which yields MDEIRFLDLEVHTAFENMAIDEAVLNSIAEGRSPPTLRFYRWKPSAVSIGIFQSLNDEVDTVYCNKQGIDYVRRLTGGGAVFHDFEGEITYSIILPQNHRLYEDDILKSYRRICKGIIRGLEILGIEAEFKPINDVVTNGRKISGNAQTRRQSCLLQHGTTLLDLDVTTMFSVLQVSDEKISDKMIAGVHDRVTSVRKELGSKTGIEEMRDALEQGFSEALDLELVSGALKRAEWETAQRLSKEKYRSAEWNESR from the coding sequence ATGGATGAAATTCGTTTCCTGGATTTAGAAGTTCACACGGCGTTCGAAAACATGGCTATTGATGAAGCCGTTTTGAACTCGATAGCTGAAGGACGATCGCCTCCCACATTACGATTCTATCGTTGGAAACCATCCGCGGTTTCTATAGGCATTTTCCAAAGCTTGAACGACGAAGTTGATACAGTATACTGCAACAAGCAAGGGATAGACTACGTTCGGAGATTGACAGGTGGAGGAGCGGTCTTCCATGATTTTGAAGGCGAAATAACCTACAGCATTATTCTTCCCCAAAATCATCGGCTCTATGAAGACGATATTCTCAAATCATACAGGCGAATTTGCAAAGGAATTATTCGCGGCCTGGAAATTTTGGGAATCGAGGCAGAGTTCAAACCCATAAATGATGTCGTTACCAACGGAAGAAAGATATCTGGCAACGCACAAACCCGTCGGCAATCCTGTTTGCTACAGCATGGTACCACACTTCTGGATCTCGATGTCACAACCATGTTCTCAGTGCTGCAAGTCTCAGATGAGAAAATATCGGACAAGATGATTGCAGGAGTCCATGACAGAGTCACTTCTGTTCGAAAGGAGCTTGGGAGCAAAACGGGCATCGAGGAAATGAGGGACGCGCTCGAGCAGGGCTTTTCGGAAGCACTGGATCTTGAACTGGTTAGTGGTGCTTTGAAGAGAGCTGAATGGGAAACTGCCCAGCGGTTGAGCAAGGAGAAATATCGATCAGCCGAATGGAATGAATCAAGGTGA